A stretch of the Nicotiana tabacum cultivar K326 chromosome 6, ASM71507v2, whole genome shotgun sequence genome encodes the following:
- the LOC107783243 gene encoding aquaporin SIP1-2 isoform X2: protein MGVIKVAIADGALTFLWVLCSSCIGVSTYFVATTFGVVNEMGSLFITTLVVFLMFLVFGFLGDALGGAGFNPTGNAAFYAAGLGDDSLVSAAVRCPAQVAGAVAGSLAIMELMPKQYHHMLDGPALKVDVQAGAIAEGVLTFIITFMVFVIFLRGPKSALLKNWLLTMVTVPLVVAGSKYTGPSMNPANGRNGQ, encoded by the exons ATGGGTGTGATTAAAGTAGCAATTGCTGATGGGGCGTTAACTTTTTTATGGGTTTTATGCTCTTCTTGTATTGGGGTTTCTACTTACTTTGTAGCTACTACTTTTGGTGTTGTCAATGAAATGGGCAGCCTCTTCATCACTACCCTTGTTGTTTTTCTTATGTTCTTGGTTTTTGGATTTCTGGGTGATGCATTGGGTGGTGCTGGTTTCAATCCAACCGGCAATGCCGCCTTTTATGCAGCTGGTCTTGGTGACGATTCTCTTGTCTCAGCCGCCGTTCGTTGTCCTGCTCAg GTAGCAGGTGCAGTTGCTGGTTCGCTTGCAATAATGGAGCTTATGCCTAAGCAGTATCACCACATGCTTGATGGGCCTGCTTTGAAGGTGGACGTACAAGCTGGAGCTATTGCGGAGGGTGTCTTGACCTTCATAATCACATTCATGGTCTTTGTCATTTTCCTTAGGGGTCCAAAAAGTGCACTTCTGAAGAATTGGTTGCTCACTATGGTAACTGTCCCTTTGGTGGTTGCAGGTTCAAAGTACACTGGACCTTCTATGAATCCAGCCAAT GGGCGAAATGGACAATAA
- the LOC107783243 gene encoding aquaporin SIP1-2 isoform X1 encodes MGVIKVAIADGALTFLWVLCSSCIGVSTYFVATTFGVVNEMGSLFITTLVVFLMFLVFGFLGDALGGAGFNPTGNAAFYAAGLGDDSLVSAAVRCPAQVAGAVAGSLAIMELMPKQYHHMLDGPALKVDVQAGAIAEGVLTFIITFMVFVIFLRGPKSALLKNWLLTMVTVPLVVAGSKYTGPSMNPANAFGWAYLSNAHNTWEHFYVYWVSPFIGAILAAWIFRALFPPPVKQKPRKQKRN; translated from the exons ATGGGTGTGATTAAAGTAGCAATTGCTGATGGGGCGTTAACTTTTTTATGGGTTTTATGCTCTTCTTGTATTGGGGTTTCTACTTACTTTGTAGCTACTACTTTTGGTGTTGTCAATGAAATGGGCAGCCTCTTCATCACTACCCTTGTTGTTTTTCTTATGTTCTTGGTTTTTGGATTTCTGGGTGATGCATTGGGTGGTGCTGGTTTCAATCCAACCGGCAATGCCGCCTTTTATGCAGCTGGTCTTGGTGACGATTCTCTTGTCTCAGCCGCCGTTCGTTGTCCTGCTCAg GTAGCAGGTGCAGTTGCTGGTTCGCTTGCAATAATGGAGCTTATGCCTAAGCAGTATCACCACATGCTTGATGGGCCTGCTTTGAAGGTGGACGTACAAGCTGGAGCTATTGCGGAGGGTGTCTTGACCTTCATAATCACATTCATGGTCTTTGTCATTTTCCTTAGGGGTCCAAAAAGTGCACTTCTGAAGAATTGGTTGCTCACTATGGTAACTGTCCCTTTGGTGGTTGCAGGTTCAAAGTACACTGGACCTTCTATGAATCCAGCCAAT GCATTTGGCTGGGCGTACTTGAGCAATGCACACAACACATGGGAGCACTTTTATGTTTATTGGGTCAGTCCCTTCATAGGAGCAATATTAGCTGCATGGATTTTTCGAGCTCTATTTCCGCCTCCAGTAAAGCAGAAGCCTCGGAAGCAAAAACGAAACTGA